One window of the Dreissena polymorpha isolate Duluth1 chromosome 5, UMN_Dpol_1.0, whole genome shotgun sequence genome contains the following:
- the LOC127881436 gene encoding membrane metallo-endopeptidase-like 1, protein MTKTLRLDLDYPMRFFRPTSTRVVSIVQNGQLCEVKYRSGISRVLVFLVVLFALTTVALAVVVAVTVLKVKDKAARMRGAMDTKVIPCDDFFNFACGTWVRNHVIPEDKKSIDTMSQLNDDVNVIVKGVLEVANKHDDLEVVKNARKFYKTCVDEKKLEDLGLTYIQSYLTALGGFPVLASKPGGNWAVAGFDLVDLLVKTRNGSNSMPLINVGVTQDDKNPSKYIIYVDQPGLGMPSRDYYLKERNATDLMAYQTMLEEIAVALGADQGRASLAAKQVVDLEIDLANTTEPKEDRRDPDQRYNKMTINNLATKFPGVAWQRLITDILNHVGIMIDGNEPVIAVAPPFLAKFGDILNRHTTETLVNYVVWQSVVGKTTFLPQRFKEIDLKYSKVIYGTASVPARWQTCVSTVTGAMPEVVGRLFVETAFKEDAKRDVLDLVNNLREAFKEMIDHLDWMSYTTKQIAKEKFGGFVSYVTVDDNDPLKTFVSFGEASVIRELLKLRKDYDKAEWRLSPAEVNAYYLPADNCITFPAAILQPPFYSHDQPAYLNYGGIGYVIGHEITHGFDDQGRKYDKEGHLKSWWSADEGKKFVERAQCIIDQYNGYVVPGTGNMTINGINTLGENIADNGGIKESFNAYRKWVKSVRGGKEEHKLPGLPYTPNQLYFLNAAQIWCGSSRDQRKAELILTDTHSLSEYRVYGPMQNYDEFSKAWNCPAGSFMNSRRKCAVW, encoded by the exons atgactaaaactttaaggttagatctTGATTACCCGATGAGGTTCTTTAGGCCGACTTCCACCAGAGTGGTCAGTATTGTccaaaatggtcagttgtg CGAGGTAAAGTATCGGTCAGGCATTAGCCGCGTGCTCGTGTTTCTCGTGGTGTTGTTCGCGCTGACCACTGTGGCATTGGCAGTGGTGGTAGCAGTGACCGTGCTGAAGGTTAAGGACAAAG CGGCCAGGATGCGTGGCGCCATGGATACTAAGGTGATCCCATGCGATGACTTTTTCAACTTCGCGTGCGGCACGTGGGTCCGAAATCACGTGATCCCCGAGGACAAGAAATCGATTGATACAATGTCGCAACTCAACGATGACGTCAATGTCATAGTGAAAG GCGTTCTTGAAGTCGCAAATAAGCACGACGACCTGGAAGTGGTAAAAAACGCACGGAAGTTCTACAAGACATGTGTTGATGAAA AGAAACTAGAAGACTTGGGCCTTACCTATATCCAATCTTATCTGACGGCACTTGGCGGATTCCCAGTCCTTGCGTCGAAACCTGGAGGCAACTGGGCGGTTGCTGGGTTCGACTTGGTGGACCTTTTGGTGAAGACTAGAAATGGATCAAACAGCATGCCTCTGATAAACGTTGGTGTCACGCAAGATGACAAGAACCCATCGAAGTATATTATCTAC GTAGATCAACCCGGTCTTGGTATGCCGAGCAGGGACTACTATCTCAAG GAACGTAATGCAACCGACCTGATGGCCTACCAGACCATGTTGGAAGAGATTGCTGTAGCCCTGGGCGCGGATCAGGGGCGGGCTTCACTAGCTGCCAAGCAAGTGGTAGATCTGGAGATCGATTTAGCAAAT ACTACAGAACCGAAGGAAGACAGACGGGACCCTGACCAACGATACAATAAAATGACCATCAACAACCTGGCGACAAAATTTCCAGGA GTGGCCTGGCAAAGACTAATAACAGACATCTTGAATCATGTTGGTATCATGATAGATGGGAATGAACCTGTTATTGCTGTAGCTCCACCATTTCTTGCAAAGTTTGGAGACATTCTGAACAGACATACTACGGA GACGCTTGTAAACTATGTTGTGTGGCAGAGTGTTGTTGGAAAGACCACGTTTTTACCACAAAGGTTTAAAGAAATCGATCTAAAGTACAGCAAG GTGATTTATGGGACTGCCTCTGTTCCCGCCCGCTGGCAGACATGCGTGTCCACTGTGACCGGGGCCATGCCAGAAGTGGTTGGTCGGCTGTTTGTGGAAACTGCCTTCAAGGAAGACGCCAAGAGAGAT GTATTGGATCTTGTAAACAATCTTCGCGAGGCTTTCAAAGAAATGATTGACCACCTCGACTGGATGAGCTACACCACCAAACAGATTGCCAAGGAAAAG TTTGGTGGTTTTGTTTCCTATGTGACTGTGGATGACAACGACCCCCTTAAGACTTTTGTCAGTTTTGGGGAAGCCTCGGTTATACGCGAACTTCTGAAACTGCGGAAGGACTACGACAAAGCAGA GTGGCGTTTATCCCCAGCTGAAGTGAATGCTTATTATTTGCCTGCTGACAACTGCATAA CATTCCCCGCTGCCATTCTTCAACCGCCATTCTACTCACACGACCAACCTGC ctACTTGAACTATGGAGGAATAGGATACGTCATCGGTCACGAGATCACGCACGGTTTTGACGATCAAG GCCGTAAGTATGACAAAGAGGGACACCTTAAGTCCTGGTGGTCGGCGGATGAGGGCAAAAAGTTTGTGGAGCGTGCTCAGTGCATCATAGATCAGTACAACGGCTACGTGGTGCCAGGAACAGGCAATATGACT ATAAATGGTATCAACACCCTTGGCGAAAACATTGCGGATAACGGTGGCATAAAAGAAAGCTTCAAT GCGTACCGGAAGTGGGTCAAGAGTGTAAGAGGAGGCAAGGAGGAGCACAAACTGCCTGGTCTGCCCTACACCCCAAATCAGCTGTACTTTCTCAACGCTGCACAG ATTTGGTGCGGAAGTAGCAGAGATCAAAGGAAGGCCGAGCTAATTCTTACGGACACACATAGCTTATCGGAATACAG AGTGTACGGTCCTATGCAAAACTACGATGAGTTCTCCAAGGCATGGAACTGCCCTGCAGGATCCTTCATGAACAGTAGGCGCAAGTGTGCCGTCTGGTAG